The following coding sequences lie in one Leptospira inadai serovar Lyme str. 10 genomic window:
- a CDS encoding mechanosensitive ion channel family protein: protein MNEIDWPTILRFQWVIGPAFAALGILLGYIFGGFLVPKLARNLTKDKLDKKHPLYLALLSFVRYFFLILGLYAAIHASSLHADTKISYFLYLKVLAILFFTLSLANVATGFFELFSSKNEGVLSSASILNNILRICVLLIGGLVILQTLGISIAPALTALGVGGLAVALGLQETLSNLFAGLEVLFSKKVRVGDFISLETGQEGYIEDINWRTTSLRKLNGSTVVIPNAKMSQTTYINYELPSSNVSIGVSLSVSYRNDLQRVESTCKEVAKLTLQSVYGKGIDVEPNVRFQAFGPSSIDLTVTFQLKEITDQYLLRSEFIKSLHETFKSEGIEFPISAQNPI, encoded by the coding sequence ATGAACGAAATTGATTGGCCAACGATTCTTCGATTCCAATGGGTCATCGGTCCGGCCTTCGCCGCCCTTGGAATTTTGCTCGGTTATATTTTCGGAGGCTTCCTAGTTCCGAAGCTCGCTCGTAATCTTACGAAAGATAAATTGGATAAGAAACATCCGCTCTACCTCGCATTATTGTCCTTCGTTCGTTACTTTTTCCTAATATTAGGATTGTACGCCGCGATTCATGCATCCTCGCTGCATGCGGATACGAAGATTTCTTATTTCTTATATCTGAAAGTCCTTGCGATCTTATTTTTTACGCTCTCTCTTGCGAACGTCGCAACCGGATTTTTCGAATTATTTTCTTCGAAGAACGAAGGTGTCCTTTCCTCGGCTTCGATTTTGAACAATATTTTGCGCATTTGCGTATTACTGATCGGCGGATTAGTGATTCTACAAACGTTGGGAATTTCGATCGCTCCCGCCTTAACCGCATTAGGCGTCGGAGGATTAGCGGTGGCGTTAGGATTACAGGAAACTCTCTCGAATCTTTTCGCCGGACTGGAGGTCTTATTCAGTAAGAAGGTTCGCGTGGGAGATTTCATCTCCCTGGAAACCGGACAAGAAGGTTATATAGAAGATATCAACTGGAGAACCACCTCTTTGCGAAAACTGAACGGGAGCACGGTCGTCATTCCTAACGCAAAAATGTCCCAAACGACGTATATAAATTATGAGCTCCCATCCTCGAACGTATCCATCGGCGTTTCCCTATCCGTTTCCTATCGAAACGATCTTCAAAGAGTGGAAAGCACCTGCAAGGAAGTCGCCAAACTGACTCTCCAATCTGTTTACGGAAAAGGGATAGACGTAGAACCTAACGTGCGTTTCCAGGCATTCGGACCGTCTAGCATCGATTTGACGGTTACATTTCAATTAAAGGAAATAACCGATCAATATTTACTGAGATCGGAATTCATAAAATCCTTGCACGAAACGTTCAAATCGGAGGGAATCGAATTCCCGATATCCGCGCAAAACCCGATTTAG
- a CDS encoding FFLEELY motif protein, whose amino-acid sequence MDLKELEPVRLAVVRSTIVRLRSTYSDLLTTIKGYDGIPHFFENNLYAPANKEERDNALENLYEKLKTVAGKAMTDSIHQIILLNKITDSLDFDTARIVIENNLLDNGTIKQESLYAAIGEVGRYEDRREQIRMVGETLRFFFSLSKLPMVKLIMAPIKVAASMVGATSLVDTMEAGYGLSSKIKDLNPFIEAFQDRENRLVTKLEDGQKYSYSDGI is encoded by the coding sequence ATGGATCTGAAAGAACTTGAACCAGTTCGTCTAGCCGTAGTCAGATCCACGATTGTCCGCTTGCGTTCTACGTATTCGGATCTTCTTACCACGATAAAAGGGTACGACGGCATTCCTCATTTTTTTGAAAATAATTTGTATGCCCCCGCAAATAAGGAAGAGAGGGATAACGCTCTCGAAAATCTGTATGAAAAACTGAAAACCGTCGCAGGAAAGGCTATGACGGACAGCATTCATCAGATTATTCTCCTGAATAAAATAACGGATTCTCTAGACTTTGATACGGCGCGAATCGTAATCGAGAATAACTTACTGGATAACGGGACCATCAAACAGGAAAGTCTTTACGCTGCCATCGGAGAAGTGGGACGATATGAAGATCGACGGGAACAAATCCGGATGGTCGGCGAGACCCTACGGTTCTTTTTTTCCCTCTCGAAACTTCCGATGGTAAAATTGATCATGGCTCCCATTAAAGTCGCCGCATCCATGGTCGGAGCCACATCGCTAGTCGATACGATGGAAGCAGGTTACGGCCTTTCGAGTAAAATCAAGGATTTGAATCCCTTTATAGAAGCGTTTCAGGATCGCGAAAATCGTTTAGTTACCAAGCTAGAAGACGGACAAAAATACTCCTATAGCGACGGAATTTAA
- a CDS encoding porin OmpL1: MVRNISKVVLVFAVLFSAASISAKSYVFGSLGTQFDLGQLGGTITKDGLDASNNFDVAPSSANANAGVSPRRAIIPENRLITLQHTTNGLISAKTSGAMTGGVISVGYEKDFGKAFFWRISGNYTRKIMGGDTTAKFAGYEYYNIHWDYNAIQIPVNVGIKLSVSEDAAIYIGAGIHYFKGGWSLAGSNHAEDVHQYLVTTLGAGNTITNLVADGTSPQANWENTRFSVAGFAPNWLIGAQARLTDKGHFFMEAETLYSFQYGVGHTHSLGGIISLAPTPAYPIVLGGTQYRFGYKLEI; this comes from the coding sequence ATGGTTCGTAACATAAGCAAAGTTGTGCTTGTCTTCGCCGTTCTTTTTTCGGCAGCGAGCATAAGCGCAAAATCATACGTCTTCGGGAGCCTTGGTACTCAGTTCGACCTCGGACAACTCGGCGGCACAATCACTAAAGATGGTCTGGATGCATCCAATAACTTTGACGTCGCTCCGTCATCTGCTAATGCCAACGCGGGTGTTTCGCCACGTCGCGCGATCATTCCGGAAAATCGTCTGATCACTCTTCAACACACAACAAACGGATTGATCAGCGCGAAAACCTCCGGAGCCATGACCGGTGGAGTGATATCCGTCGGATATGAAAAGGACTTTGGAAAAGCATTCTTCTGGAGAATTTCAGGTAACTATACCAGAAAAATCATGGGTGGAGATACCACTGCAAAGTTTGCCGGATACGAATACTACAATATTCATTGGGATTATAACGCCATTCAGATTCCCGTAAACGTAGGTATCAAACTTTCCGTATCGGAAGACGCGGCGATTTATATCGGAGCCGGTATTCACTACTTCAAAGGTGGATGGAGCTTAGCAGGTAGTAACCACGCTGAAGACGTACACCAATACTTGGTCACAACTCTTGGAGCAGGAAACACGATTACGAATCTAGTCGCCGATGGAACAAGCCCTCAAGCGAACTGGGAAAATACTCGTTTTAGCGTGGCCGGATTCGCTCCAAACTGGTTGATCGGAGCGCAAGCGAGACTTACCGACAAAGGCCACTTCTTCATGGAAGCGGAGACTCTCTACTCCTTCCAATACGGAGTGGGCCATACTCATTCCTTGGGTGGTATTATCAGCTTAGCCCCAACTCCGGCTTATCCGATTGTTTTGGGCGGAACTCAATACCGTTTCGGATACAAGCTCGAAATCTAA
- the thiC gene encoding phosphomethylpyrimidine synthase ThiC gives MDPIQNDFASKYQIPNKEIRLTDGTRYHAYTTEGPWGKGEIPRDFKIGIPKIREPWIRQRNEDSNHSQMYYARRGIVTEEMRYVALREGMEPEFVRSEIARGRAIIPSNKRHLELEPMIIGRNFLVKINANIGNSALSSSIEEEVEKLRWAVRWGADTVMDLSTGKNIHETREWVIRNSPVPIGTVPIYQALEKVKGKAENLNLNVFLETLEEQAEQGVDYFTIHSGVLLRYIPLTAKRTTGIVSRGGSIIAKWCLAHHKENFLYERFDEICKVMKKYGVSFSLGDGLRPGSIADANDEAQFGELRTLGELTQKAWEEDIQVMIEGPGHVPMHLIKENVDLQMEICKEAPFYTLGPLVTDIAPGYDHITSAIGAAIIGWHGTAMLCYVTPKEHLGLPDKEDVKQGVIAYKIAAHAADLAKGHPGAKQRDDLLSKARFEFRWDDQFALSLDPETAQSFHDETLPQDRMKTAHFCSMCGPHFCSMNLTQELRKYAEEKGISELDAVSEGMKEKSEEFLEKGASVYIAP, from the coding sequence ATGGACCCAATTCAAAACGATTTCGCATCTAAGTACCAAATTCCCAATAAAGAGATTCGTCTTACGGATGGAACTCGATATCATGCTTATACTACCGAAGGTCCTTGGGGAAAAGGGGAGATCCCGCGCGATTTTAAAATCGGAATTCCGAAAATACGCGAACCCTGGATCCGGCAAAGAAACGAGGACTCGAATCATTCTCAGATGTACTATGCCAGACGCGGCATCGTAACCGAAGAGATGAGATACGTAGCTCTGAGAGAAGGCATGGAGCCCGAATTCGTGCGTTCTGAAATCGCACGAGGTCGCGCGATCATTCCCTCCAATAAAAGGCACTTGGAACTCGAGCCGATGATTATCGGTAGGAATTTTCTGGTAAAGATAAATGCGAATATAGGAAATTCCGCACTTTCCTCTTCCATCGAAGAGGAAGTCGAAAAGCTGAGATGGGCCGTTAGATGGGGAGCCGATACGGTCATGGATCTTTCCACCGGAAAAAACATCCATGAGACCCGCGAGTGGGTGATTCGTAATTCGCCGGTTCCGATCGGAACGGTTCCCATATACCAGGCTCTGGAAAAAGTGAAGGGCAAGGCGGAGAATCTAAACCTAAACGTCTTTTTGGAGACGTTGGAGGAGCAGGCCGAACAAGGAGTGGATTATTTTACGATTCATTCGGGTGTTTTGTTAAGATACATTCCGTTAACCGCAAAGCGTACTACGGGCATCGTTTCGAGGGGCGGTTCGATCATCGCAAAATGGTGTTTGGCTCATCATAAAGAAAATTTTCTTTATGAACGGTTCGACGAAATTTGTAAAGTCATGAAAAAATACGGAGTTTCTTTTTCTCTGGGGGACGGACTTCGACCGGGAAGCATCGCGGATGCGAATGACGAGGCTCAGTTCGGAGAATTAAGAACGTTAGGCGAACTGACTCAGAAAGCATGGGAAGAGGATATTCAAGTGATGATCGAAGGGCCGGGTCACGTCCCGATGCATCTCATCAAAGAGAATGTCGATCTTCAAATGGAAATTTGTAAGGAAGCTCCCTTCTATACTCTCGGCCCGCTGGTTACCGATATAGCACCGGGTTACGATCATATCACTTCGGCGATCGGTGCCGCGATTATCGGTTGGCATGGAACGGCGATGCTTTGTTATGTGACCCCGAAGGAGCATTTAGGGCTTCCGGATAAAGAGGACGTCAAGCAAGGAGTGATCGCATATAAGATCGCGGCGCACGCGGCCGATCTTGCCAAAGGACATCCCGGCGCCAAACAAAGGGATGATTTATTGAGCAAGGCCCGCTTCGAATTTCGTTGGGACGATCAGTTCGCTCTCTCCTTGGACCCGGAAACGGCGCAATCATTTCACGATGAAACTTTACCGCAGGATAGGATGAAGACCGCGCATTTTTGTTCCATGTGCGGTCCTCATTTTTGCTCGATGAATCTGACTCAGGAACTTCGAAAATATGCCGAAGAAAAAGGAATATCGGAACTAGATGCGGTAAGCGAGGGAATGAAGGAGAAGTCGGAAGAGTTTTTAGAAAAGGGAGCGAGTGTTTATATAGCGCCTTGA
- a CDS encoding adenylate/guanylate cyclase domain-containing protein — protein MLEYALDSGLSLYVQRFTPESEEEQPWLEEVHTRGIREVILWGSPSEAGAWKKNPGFIKLLKSLKAEQISITTLDGSKFNLSDKSVEKLVSFLQTRGKKSPVLFWYSLDEADRVLSVFKDRFPLKEKIVPTPFSPVKKAAPAQEVHSEFANYGKSGKDFAEREAFRPSQITIRVKLLSIVSAIVVLSMGFMITLATTLFRNYTVSLIQEYNLSLARLTGLQVGLKVRDLADKADEFYERFPGQVVPSANSKKGFLPKDLETYFAIQPRVLAWGKAKGGEAILFFNPRFLKELRTEEDLIRSKWNSIPLAEKTKLLSSESDKLHVSNISAKFGFPLVLFSERKKGGSEASFFLLAPTDLWESARSALQTELFEIWIVDSQGKLVAHTNEAEALSEKDYSKNPLIQFLLRNPTDNGSRTTDYEGKETLGSFQQLEDGNLAVISSIEADKAFEAVYKIRRQNLYILLCVLSMAFFVVFLFSRTLTVPIINLLSATRQIERGNYHVAIRPVTRDEVGVLTNSFLKMAQGLEEREKIKDTFGKFVNKEIAERALSGEVSLGGETKEVAVFFSDLRNFTGMSERLKPSEVVEFLNAYFTEMVECIYLTQGIVDKFIGDAIMAHWGALYSDGNDTRNAVNAGLLMRNALIEFNRIGSQIGRPKARFGCGINTGSVVVGQIGSEKKFEFTVIGDAVNLASRIEYLTKDFGTDILISGSSYEKVKDYYLFEALPPVWIRGKEEPQYLYAVLGWKEDPECPKSLEEVRRICEIPEPAGPSQALAY, from the coding sequence ATGCTCGAATATGCGTTGGATTCCGGGCTTTCGCTCTATGTCCAAAGGTTTACTCCCGAATCGGAGGAAGAGCAACCCTGGTTGGAGGAAGTTCACACTCGAGGGATTAGAGAAGTAATCCTTTGGGGCAGTCCGAGCGAAGCCGGCGCCTGGAAAAAGAATCCGGGTTTTATAAAGTTACTCAAGAGTCTGAAAGCCGAGCAGATTTCCATCACGACTCTGGACGGTTCCAAGTTTAATTTATCCGACAAATCGGTGGAAAAACTGGTTTCGTTTTTGCAAACGAGGGGAAAGAAATCGCCCGTTTTATTTTGGTATTCCTTGGACGAGGCGGACAGGGTATTAAGCGTATTCAAGGATCGGTTTCCTCTAAAGGAGAAAATTGTTCCGACACCTTTCTCTCCCGTTAAGAAAGCGGCGCCGGCTCAGGAAGTCCATTCCGAATTCGCCAATTACGGGAAGTCGGGAAAGGATTTTGCGGAGAGGGAGGCGTTTCGTCCTTCGCAAATTACCATACGAGTAAAGTTGTTATCCATCGTATCCGCCATCGTCGTTCTTAGCATGGGATTTATGATCACGCTAGCGACGACGTTATTTAGAAATTATACGGTATCGTTAATTCAAGAATATAACTTGAGTCTTGCCCGATTGACCGGTTTGCAGGTCGGTCTAAAGGTTCGAGATCTAGCGGATAAGGCCGATGAATTTTATGAAAGATTCCCGGGACAAGTCGTCCCGAGTGCGAATTCCAAGAAAGGATTCCTGCCGAAGGACTTGGAGACTTATTTCGCCATTCAACCCAGAGTCCTCGCATGGGGGAAAGCAAAGGGCGGAGAAGCGATCTTATTTTTTAATCCGCGTTTTCTCAAGGAGTTGAGAACCGAGGAAGATCTTATTCGCTCAAAATGGAATTCGATACCGTTGGCGGAGAAGACAAAACTTCTTTCCTCCGAATCGGATAAATTGCACGTATCGAATATAAGCGCCAAATTCGGATTCCCGTTAGTGCTGTTCTCCGAAAGAAAGAAAGGAGGAAGCGAGGCTAGTTTCTTTTTATTGGCACCGACCGATTTATGGGAATCGGCGCGATCGGCGCTGCAGACCGAATTATTCGAAATATGGATCGTTGATTCTCAAGGAAAATTAGTCGCTCATACGAATGAAGCGGAAGCACTTTCCGAAAAAGATTATTCAAAGAATCCCTTGATTCAATTTCTGCTTCGTAACCCTACGGACAACGGTTCCAGGACGACGGATTACGAAGGAAAGGAAACGCTCGGATCATTCCAACAACTCGAGGACGGAAATCTCGCGGTAATTTCCTCGATCGAGGCCGACAAAGCCTTCGAAGCGGTGTATAAAATTCGAAGACAGAATCTTTATATTCTACTTTGCGTCCTATCGATGGCTTTCTTCGTCGTGTTTCTTTTTTCTCGAACGCTCACCGTGCCTATTATCAATCTGTTAAGCGCAACGAGGCAGATCGAAAGAGGAAATTATCACGTAGCGATTCGTCCGGTTACTAGAGACGAGGTCGGGGTCTTGACCAATTCCTTTTTAAAGATGGCGCAAGGATTGGAGGAACGGGAAAAAATCAAGGATACCTTCGGTAAGTTCGTAAATAAGGAGATCGCGGAACGTGCTCTTTCCGGCGAGGTTTCTCTGGGGGGAGAAACGAAAGAAGTCGCGGTATTTTTTTCGGATCTACGGAATTTTACCGGCATGTCCGAAAGATTAAAGCCGAGCGAAGTCGTGGAGTTTTTGAACGCATACTTTACCGAAATGGTGGAATGCATCTATCTAACGCAAGGGATCGTGGATAAGTTCATCGGAGACGCGATTATGGCCCATTGGGGCGCATTATATTCGGACGGAAACGATACAAGGAATGCCGTCAATGCCGGGCTATTAATGAGAAATGCCCTGATCGAATTCAATCGAATCGGAAGTCAGATCGGTCGACCGAAAGCAAGATTCGGATGCGGAATCAATACGGGGTCCGTGGTGGTGGGGCAGATCGGTTCGGAAAAGAAATTCGAATTCACCGTCATCGGTGACGCGGTAAATTTGGCCTCGCGAATCGAGTATCTTACGAAGGATTTCGGGACCGACATTTTAATATCCGGTTCTTCCTATGAAAAAGTAAAAGATTATTATTTGTTCGAAGCTCTGCCTCCGGTTTGGATTCGCGGTAAGGAGGAACCGCAATATCTATATGCGGTTCTGGGTTGGAAGGAAGACCCCGAATGTCCCAAAAGTCTGGAAGAGGTGAGACGAATCTGCGAAATTCCCGAACCCGCCGGCCCGTCCCAGGCTTTGGCATATTAG
- a CDS encoding LA_0991 family prenyltransferase-like protein: protein MRIENYRGLWFYIHVLSLDICLGVVGSGAYAVTVTGAKMKWAWWILLPLSVWVVYTADHLLDGRKVGESSVNPRHKFHFEYSKILIISAVCGAIFCAVLALFFVREIVFWGGLILSVLAIIHLSLASWGKIRFGKEFSVATIYTLGVWFGPLLVAGFRSWLTGVLLMLFYLGTVLNLIMNSLMEMDLDEKEGLVYFLGTFSPESARDWVLRSSLLGTVMGILLAGWVRKFEPTHPVSTCIFAGLLCAVPGIILRYSDFFSGSQRYRILGEGIYLTGFIPWFLSWYS from the coding sequence ATGCGAATCGAAAATTATCGAGGTCTTTGGTTTTATATCCACGTTCTGAGCTTGGATATTTGCTTAGGCGTGGTCGGATCCGGGGCCTATGCAGTCACGGTCACAGGCGCCAAAATGAAATGGGCATGGTGGATCCTTCTCCCGCTGAGCGTCTGGGTAGTTTACACAGCGGACCATTTATTGGACGGAAGAAAAGTAGGCGAATCCTCCGTTAATCCGAGGCACAAGTTTCATTTCGAATATTCAAAAATACTAATCATATCGGCGGTCTGTGGTGCGATCTTTTGCGCGGTGCTCGCCCTTTTCTTTGTAAGAGAGATCGTTTTTTGGGGAGGACTGATCCTTTCCGTTCTCGCAATCATTCACTTGTCATTGGCCTCCTGGGGAAAAATCAGGTTCGGAAAAGAATTTTCCGTAGCGACTATTTACACGCTAGGAGTTTGGTTCGGTCCCCTGCTAGTGGCGGGTTTCCGCTCCTGGCTTACGGGAGTCTTACTTATGCTTTTCTATTTGGGAACCGTCTTAAACTTAATCATGAACTCGTTGATGGAAATGGACTTGGACGAAAAAGAAGGGCTCGTTTATTTTCTCGGAACGTTTTCTCCCGAATCGGCGAGAGATTGGGTGCTCCGATCTTCCCTCTTAGGAACCGTTATGGGGATTTTACTCGCGGGTTGGGTACGCAAATTCGAACCTACCCATCCGGTTTCCACATGTATTTTCGCCGGGTTACTTTGCGCTGTTCCGGGAATAATCTTACGATACTCGGATTTTTTTTCAGGTTCCCAACGATATAGAATCCTAGGAGAAGGGATCTATTTAACAGGTTTTATTCCTTGGTTTCTATCTTGGTATTCGTAA
- a CDS encoding SPOR domain-containing protein, which yields MKEKVFYVINLDNKRITLLSAFLIGLLFSFFFLGVSIGRKRGQVQEDLSLNSLNNSTTAQPAEPTQGQTQHIAINSSAPQNGTREEEIKFRNLPPGSEIVDLRSTVSPTKKEEVAKISADAPGEPHKEKKLVKREKDSKKSEIVSRKSAHRNEAGFYVQIAAFKGREKADELKSSIGGKSYVKKTKNGYFTVRMGNFSTREDADKSIKKLPSNLKEKAIVSKE from the coding sequence ATGAAGGAAAAAGTATTCTACGTAATTAATTTAGATAATAAACGGATCACATTGCTGTCCGCTTTTCTGATCGGCCTTCTATTCTCTTTCTTCTTTCTCGGAGTTTCGATAGGAAGAAAAAGAGGTCAAGTCCAGGAGGACCTATCGTTAAATTCGCTTAACAATTCAACGACGGCGCAACCCGCCGAACCGACCCAAGGACAAACGCAGCATATCGCGATAAATTCCTCCGCTCCTCAGAACGGCACCCGCGAAGAGGAGATAAAATTTCGGAACCTGCCTCCGGGATCGGAGATCGTGGATCTTCGCAGTACCGTTTCTCCGACAAAAAAGGAAGAGGTGGCGAAAATTTCCGCGGATGCCCCCGGCGAACCGCATAAGGAGAAAAAACTCGTAAAGCGCGAGAAGGATTCCAAAAAATCGGAAATCGTTTCACGAAAATCGGCGCACAGAAACGAAGCCGGATTTTATGTTCAGATTGCCGCCTTTAAAGGCCGCGAAAAAGCGGACGAATTAAAATCATCGATCGGCGGAAAAAGTTACGTAAAAAAAACGAAGAACGGATATTTCACAGTGCGAATGGGCAATTTTTCCACGCGAGAAGATGCTGATAAATCCATTAAAAAACTTCCGTCTAACTTAAAAGAGAAAGCAATAGTTTCAAAAGAATAG
- a CDS encoding protein-L-isoaspartate O-methyltransferase family protein, whose product MENHPLGPEPLFDSENSIAEREAMVKNQIIARGITDPFVIRAMRNVPRHLFLPSEYRHLAYLDKAISIGFGQTISQPYIVAYILGELSLLPKEKVLEVGTGSGYLTALLIEMKTEVVSVEIVPELYRRASEILELWSPGCTTNHQIRFGDAYEFAMQKDMFTRFVSSACLPKIPETIHPFFLCLREGGLAVFPISGTGNIQHLVTLLKRNDRWEEKRRIEVKFVPLTGKGGLSDK is encoded by the coding sequence ATGGAAAATCATCCGCTCGGGCCGGAGCCGCTCTTCGACTCGGAGAACTCCATCGCCGAACGAGAGGCGATGGTAAAAAACCAAATCATAGCAAGAGGAATCACGGACCCTTTCGTTATTCGCGCAATGAGGAACGTGCCAAGGCATCTTTTTCTGCCTTCCGAATATCGACATCTCGCGTATTTAGACAAAGCGATTTCGATCGGATTCGGGCAGACGATTTCGCAGCCGTACATCGTAGCTTATATTTTAGGAGAGCTGTCCCTGCTTCCAAAAGAGAAAGTTTTGGAAGTAGGGACAGGATCCGGTTATCTGACCGCACTTTTAATCGAAATGAAAACCGAAGTCGTATCGGTAGAAATCGTTCCCGAATTGTACCGGAGGGCGTCGGAAATTTTAGAGCTTTGGTCCCCGGGTTGCACGACGAACCATCAGATCCGATTCGGAGACGCATACGAATTCGCAATGCAGAAAGATATGTTTACTCGCTTTGTGTCTTCGGCCTGCCTGCCCAAAATCCCGGAAACCATTCATCCTTTCTTTCTTTGCTTACGCGAAGGTGGGCTCGCGGTTTTTCCGATTTCCGGGACGGGCAATATTCAGCATCTAGTTACTTTATTAAAACGTAATGATCGGTGGGAAGAAAAGAGGCGAATCGAAGTGAAATTCGTGCCGCTAACCGGAAAGGGCGGTCTCTCCGATAAATAA
- the coaE gene encoding dephospho-CoA kinase (Dephospho-CoA kinase (CoaE) performs the final step in coenzyme A biosynthesis.), which translates to MSKHPGRDDEAFLVGITGMIGGGKSAASKFLEELGAFRISADEIARKYTDPDSPIKDELVKALGPEILDESRKPDRKKIAKLVFGNSEKLAALNKLVHPLIREEFRGILKNQAGSRLVVWEVPLLFETDSYTLCDATVCVVSDPKSSLKRTVDRDGISMEEAEARAKSQLSLQEKSERADYVLRNLGDLEDLKKNCAKLFSELKGRMK; encoded by the coding sequence ATGTCGAAACATCCAGGTAGAGACGACGAGGCGTTCTTAGTCGGAATCACCGGAATGATCGGCGGAGGAAAGTCGGCCGCCTCAAAGTTCCTCGAAGAATTGGGAGCCTTCCGGATCAGCGCGGATGAAATCGCGCGAAAGTACACCGACCCGGATAGCCCGATCAAAGACGAACTTGTAAAGGCCTTAGGTCCGGAAATTTTAGATGAGTCCCGAAAACCGGACCGAAAAAAGATCGCTAAACTGGTCTTCGGGAATTCGGAGAAACTCGCGGCATTGAATAAGCTGGTTCATCCTCTGATTCGAGAGGAATTTCGAGGAATTTTGAAAAACCAGGCGGGAAGTCGTTTAGTGGTTTGGGAGGTCCCTCTCTTATTCGAAACCGACTCTTACACCCTTTGCGACGCGACTGTTTGCGTGGTTTCCGACCCGAAATCCTCCTTAAAACGAACCGTCGATCGGGACGGTATTTCCATGGAAGAAGCGGAAGCGCGCGCAAAAAGCCAGCTTTCTCTCCAGGAAAAATCGGAAAGAGCCGATTATGTCCTTAGGAACCTAGGGGACTTGGAAGACCTAAAGAAGAATTGTGCAAAGCTGTTCTCGGAACTAAAAGGCAGGATGAAATGA
- a CDS encoding VOC family protein → MESRISIITLGVSDLQRSVKFYRDGLGWPLSGASEEAIAFFRTGGIALALFPREDLANDATVDSAGTGFRGFTLAHNVRLAEDVDRTLDFVKRSGGKIVRPAHDAVWGGRSGYFSDPDGFLWEVAWNPHFPMNDDGSIRLPI, encoded by the coding sequence ATGGAATCCCGCATCAGCATCATCACTCTCGGAGTTTCCGATTTGCAACGTTCCGTAAAATTCTATAGGGACGGACTCGGATGGCCTTTGTCCGGCGCCAGCGAAGAAGCCATCGCGTTTTTTCGCACGGGTGGAATCGCTCTTGCGCTGTTTCCGAGGGAGGACCTGGCTAACGATGCCACTGTAGATTCGGCGGGTACCGGTTTTCGAGGATTTACGCTCGCTCATAATGTCCGGCTCGCAGAGGACGTCGACCGCACTCTGGATTTCGTAAAACGGAGCGGGGGCAAAATCGTTCGTCCTGCACACGATGCGGTTTGGGGAGGACGCTCCGGTTATTTTTCGGATCCGGACGGTTTTTTATGGGAAGTCGCCTGGAACCCGCATTTTCCCATGAACGATGACGGAAGCATTCGGCTACCTATTTAA
- a CDS encoding CPBP family intramembrane glutamic endopeptidase, protein MTDYRSFPGLPGSILIVLATIITTFIVGFLFNQIDHASGIGLTETELLGITNTVSIGFVTIMGWYFTGRRFSEVFSLQKPKLLESLSIVLTCIGFTILISEIDNVFSLLVPKPDFILDMLNRLFSDNDLVGTAIALMIVAPFTEEFLFRGLIFDGLKRNYSFRTAALLTALLFGILHLNPWQFLGASVVGYYFAWLVAKTGSVAQPILAHMVFNGFPILVKHGFQIKIEGYTGESMANGLLQPIWLDILGIVIMVFGMLISITLFRQRSKLSED, encoded by the coding sequence ATGACTGACTACCGAAGTTTTCCCGGATTACCCGGGTCCATCCTGATCGTATTGGCTACGATTATAACGACGTTCATCGTCGGGTTCCTATTCAATCAAATCGATCACGCGTCAGGAATCGGCCTTACGGAAACCGAGCTCCTGGGGATCACGAACACCGTTTCAATTGGATTCGTCACGATTATGGGTTGGTATTTTACGGGACGACGATTCTCGGAAGTATTTTCATTACAAAAACCTAAATTATTAGAATCTCTTTCGATCGTCCTGACCTGTATCGGCTTTACGATCCTGATCTCCGAAATCGATAACGTTTTCTCTCTGCTTGTTCCCAAGCCGGATTTTATTTTAGATATGCTGAATCGACTTTTTTCCGACAATGATCTGGTTGGGACCGCTATCGCCTTAATGATCGTCGCGCCGTTCACGGAAGAATTTTTGTTTCGAGGACTTATTTTTGACGGTTTAAAACGAAACTACTCCTTCAGAACGGCGGCATTGCTTACCGCCTTATTATTCGGGATTTTGCATTTGAATCCTTGGCAATTTTTAGGAGCGAGCGTCGTGGGCTATTATTTTGCTTGGTTAGTTGCGAAAACGGGATCCGTTGCACAGCCGATTTTAGCTCATATGGTATTTAACGGTTTTCCGATTTTGGTTAAGCATGGATTTCAAATCAAAATCGAAGGGTATACGGGTGAATCCATGGCCAACGGATTACTACAGCCCATATGGCTGGATATCTTGGGTATCGTCATTATGGTATTCGGAATGCTGATTTCGATAACCCTTTTTCGCCAAAGATCGAAACTTTCAGAGGACTGA